The Aedes aegypti strain LVP_AGWG chromosome 3, AaegL5.0 Primary Assembly, whole genome shotgun sequence genome contains a region encoding:
- the LOC110677979 gene encoding polyadenylate-binding protein 1-B-like, whose product MATTFLQLSQDHLKQPGMKLFPNYTPPIPPHHNNSNSSSSATTATTTASGNFSTMSNNVNNHHYHQITYQTQTLAPLRLNQDHFSSSKTNTLGGVVGPNGLPNGRPKYQTHHHHHHHHHDGLHHEQQQHQHPPHHPLSSDHELDVDGCSRSASISAASGCDNEDDSNSATTSPPHSPTSPTPPELPIRNGLLPGNYNVNTLNHNIIVGNGKMATGTATAATSNTGGRKTMRHYH is encoded by the coding sequence ATGGCAACGACCTTCCTGCAGCTAAGTCAGGACCATCTGAAGCAACCGGGAATGAAACTGTTCCCCAATTACACCCCACCGATTCCACCCCAtcacaacaacagcaacagtaGCAGTAGCGCAACGACAGCAACGACGACAGCTTCCGGCAACTTCTCGACAATGTCCAACAATGTCAACAACCATCACTACCATCAAATCACCTACCAGACGCAAACCCTCGCACCGCTTCGGCTAAACCAGGACCATTTCAGCAGTTCGAAAACGAACACTCTTGGTGGAGTCGTCGGCCCAAACGGCCTTCCCAATGGCCGACCAAAATATCAGacccatcatcatcaccatcaccaCCACCACGATGGACTGCACCacgagcagcagcagcaccaacATCCACCCCATCATCCCCTATCCTCGGACCACGAGTTGGACGTCGATGGGTGCAGTCGCAGTGCCAGCATCAGTGCGGCCAGTGGCTGCGATAATGAGGATGACAGCAATAGTGCGACCACATCGCCTCCGCACAGTCCGACCTCCCCGACGCCACCGGAACTCCCGATCCGGAACGGGCTGCTGCCGGGGAATTACAATGTAAATACACTTAATCACAACATCATCGTCGGCAACGGGAAAATGGCGACAGGAACAGCAACTGCGGCCACTAGCAATACTGGGGGGCGCAAGACTATGCGGCACTATCACTGA
- the LOC5577306 gene encoding insulin-like growth factor-binding protein complex acid labile subunit has protein sequence MKNSSQICGTMLRPTASRSVHMGLIMVLLLGILVPVVPMWSACPPPCQCDDDTLEVVCGEGLLDVLPIVLNPSLKRLTIRNNKIRGLDSSIQFYTELRFLDLSYNHVFNMPPKTFMYQRRLSELHLNHNKVGSISNKTLTGLDSLTILNLRGNFLDELTEGIFVDLKKLEELNLGQNRIGKIDPKAFDGLVNLKVLYLDDNTLSAVPSPAFGPLVALAELYLGINSFSTIAKDAFVQLDKLSRLDLRGAALVNVTRETFSGLDALRVLDLSDNRLNRIPTTEMADLMRLEELSLGQNDFDSIPMGAFAGLANLRKIDISGSLKLSRIETGAFSANANLEEIVIASNKALTEIQEGALSGLPHLKRLMLKDNALTTLSDGLFTWNELIDLDLSENPIACDCRILWLRNVLVNKSNSSQNQNPVVCASPDRLREQTLQALSPELLGCSHTDPQQQAIICAILVAAAAFITTLALVIYKCRRRIREAVKGRWGNSAIGRKEREYQKTFSEEDYMGRLPNPCTMGGVHTTTLNNYQINNHHSHGIRHIPVTEL, from the coding sequence ATGAAGAATTCATCACAAATTTGTGGAACAATGCTTCGCCCTACCGCATCTAGGTCGGTCCACATGGGCCTTATAATGGTGCTGCTGCTTGGAATCCTGGTTCCGGTGGTTCCCATGTGGTCAGCTTGTCCCCCACCATGTCAATGCGACGACGACACACTGGAGGTTGTGTGTGGCGAAGGACTCCTGGACGTGCTGCCGATTGTGCTTAATCCATCGCTAAAGCGGCTCACCATCAGGAACAATAAAATCAGGGGACTTGATTCGTCGATCCAGTTCTATACGGAGCTGAGATTTTTGGATTTGAGCTACAATCATGTGTTCAACATGCCACCGAAAACGTTTATGTATCAGAGAAGGCTATCGGAGCTGCACCTGAATCACAACAAGGTTGGATCGATTTCGAACAAGACGCTCACGGGCTTGGACTCGTTGACGATTCTGAATTTGAGGGGGAATTTTCTGGATGAGTTAACGGAGGGAATATTCGTGGACTTGAAGAAGTTGGAGGAGCTGAACTTGGGTCAGAATCGAATAGGGAAGATTGACCCGAAGGCTTTCGACGGGTTGGTGAACCTGAAGGTCCTGTATCTGGACGATAATACGCTGAGTGCGGTGCCGTCGCCGGCGTTTGGACCGCTTGTGGCTCTGGCGGAGCTGTACTTGGGGATTAATTCTTTTTCTACGATTGCTAAGGATGCATTTGTGCAGCTGGATAAGTTGAGTAGATTGGATTTGAGGGGAGCTGCACTAGTGAATGTTACCCGAGAGACATTCAGTGGATTGGATGCTCTGAGAGTGTTGGATCTTTCGGACAATCGTCTTAATCGAATTCCAACCACGGAGATGGCCGATTTGATGCGGTTAGAAGAGTTGTCATTGGGACAGAACGATTTCGATAGTATTCCGATGGGAGCTTTTGCTGGGTTGGCAAACTTGAGAAAGATTGACATATCAGGGTCTTTGAAACTGAGCAGAATCGAGACGGGAGCGTTTTCGGCTAATGCCAACCTGGAAGAAATCGTGATAGCATCGAATAAGGCTCTGACAGAGATTCAGGAGGGAGCGTTGAGTGGGTTGCCACATCTGAAGAGACTGATGCTGAAAGACAACGCATTGACGACGCTATCGGATGGTTTGTTCACGTGGAATGAATTGATCGATTTGGACCTGTCAGAGAATCCAATTGCTTGTGACTGCAGAATTTTGTGGTTGCGGAACGTGTTGGTGAATAAGAGCAACAGTAGCCAGAATCAGAACCCTGTGGTTTGCGCTTCACCGGATAGACTGAGAGAGCAAACTTTGCAAGCATTATCGCCTGAATTGCTCGGCTGTTCACATACAGACCCCCAACAACAAGCGATTATTTGTGCTATACTGGTTGCAGCTGCTGCATTCATTACAACATTGGCACTGGTAATCTACAAATGTCGAAGACGAATTCGAGAGGCGGTGAAAGGCAGATGGGGAAACAGTGCCATCGGTCGAAAGGAGCGTGAATACCAGAAGACCTTCTCCGAGGAGGACTACATGGGTAGATTGCCGAATCCGTGCACGATGGGAGGGGTGCATACAACAACGTTGAACAACTATCAAATCAACAACCACCACTCGCATGGAATCCGGCACATACCGGTAACGGAACTATAG